The genomic segment ctgaaattttgaaaaagaataagTTTGGGTGGAATGACATGGCTTGAGAGGCATTTGACAGACTCAAGGAAGCTTCATGTATAGCACTAGTGTTAGCATTGCCTGATTTTGATAAGGTTCTTGTACTGGAGATTGATGCTTGTGCCAGTGGAATAGGGGATGTGTTAAGCCAAGAAGACAAACCTTTAGCTTTTTTCAGCAAAGCATTGAGTACAAAACACTAGTAGTTAGATGATAAATCTAGTGCTTGAAGATATATCTCAGGCGTATAACAATGAATCAACCTAAGAAGTGGTTTCAATGGTTATCATTAGCTCAACGGTGGCACAACACTAGCTTCCACTCTTCTATCAAAATGAGTCCCTTCCAAGCATTGTTTAGGTATCCAGCAATCAAGTAGGAATTAGGGAAGCATTTCAAGCTCAATCTGAGATTTTATGGTTCATATAAGGTTTTGTAAAAGATTGGTTCAGTTGCATATAGGTTGGAATTACAAAAAGAAGTTGCCATACACCTAGTTTTTCATGTCTCATTGCATAAGAAAAAGCTTAGTGAGAATGTAGTAACCTCAACAACTTTGACAATAGTGGGTGGTGGTGGAAGGGCAAAGATTGCTTCAGTGACTATACTGGATAGGAAACTCATGAAGAAAGGAAATAAGGTAGAGGTGATGGATTAGTACAGTGGTCTAATATGTTTGTGGAAGATGCCACTTGAGAGAATTTGGAAGAATTGAGTCAACAATTCCTGGATTTTAGCTTGGATTCTTGAGGACAAGAATTTTAAAGGGAGGGCTAATTTTTACATGATGCTTAATAAGGAAGAGAGAAGGTTACAGCAGAAGAGAAATAACAGAACCAGCCGCAGTAGCATAGCAATTTACATGTGATGAATATTGTAAATGGCATGTGATGATTAGTTAGTTGATTCAGTTAGTAGGCTGACAAGTAGTTAATGACAGTTAGGAAGTTAGTTGAAAGATAGTTAGAAACAGTTAGGTAGTTAATTTCACTGTAGAAATAAGAGTGTATGAGAAAAGTAGAGGGCAAGTAATAAAGTTTAATCATTTTCTGTATTTGCAGAatactctttctctttctctttctctttttcttctacTTCTCAACCTTCCTTTCTAAAACTACAAACCACCATTGTTAAGGACATTCCTTAACACCCAACCACCATGATTAATCAGACTTGATGCCATCAAGCACACGGAACTTTTGACAAGATAGTTTCATCATCACTTCAATTGCAGCACACAATACCTCCATAAACTACTAATTTGCGGCCAAATAAGATATTCTCGGCAATCCCTATTCGGAAATTCTCAGTAAAATATTGATACATTAACTAATTGAAAACTAATTGTACTTCAAGTCACATAGCTAAACAACAATACCTTATCAATGGGTTGCATGGTTCCACTGGTTGGATGTGAAATCTCATTCTGACCCCGAATAATTGTGCCATCCTAAcataaattactaaaatattagaaaagaaagaaagatgctgTCTAAAAATTTGCCAAGCATATAAGTGGTTTTAGTTTTGATGTTACataaattttctctctcttgtctGATGGCatcatctttcaaaaacaaatagcagCATAATTGCAAGAGAACAgtataaatcaagaaaactttagaaaaaaaaatacaatttacatTGTAAGAATTACTTGTCATGCAAAACATCTTCTCCAATTGTAAAAAAATCAGTAAACAGCTACAGATCAATGACCTAGGTTGCagttacaaaaaataaatttggaaatGTTATACAGTATAATCTGCATGTCACAAGCATACACACTTAACATAAAGTGGTAGCAATACCCATAATTCGCATCCTAATGTAAGCCTGTCATTCGTTGAGATGACTGGAAGAACCAGACTTTCTGCTGGAATATCTGAAACacgtgaaaataaaaatatagcagcatctaaagattgaaaaaatatgcgTGCACCTGCAAAGAAAAAATTCCCAATGCTGCAAAAAAGAAGCATGTCAGTTAAGTCATGATTGTGTAAAAAGCTTCAAAAAACACAGAAATTTAAGGTGGAAAGCTTTATCAAGAATGGGGAAAAACTTGaggaaacaacaaaaattatccAAGAACATATGATTCTCTAGAATACATAGACTTCAGGGCAAATCACTCCTAAATATTGGTGGAATAGGAAGCCTACTCGAGAACATGATCATCAATATTCCAAATATAAACAGCACTGTGACACCACAAAACAGAAAGTAGCAAGACATGGTTACAATTGGATACAAGTACCTGCCATTACTAAAGCAAAATGATTCATTAGGCCGACGCAGGATCTGCATTCACAAAACATTTATTGATTTCATACTAACATTATTTCACAAGTTCTAACAAGTACTAAAGCATTTGACAGAAACAACACATACAAAAGTTGGAACCAATCTGGAGaagaagcaaaataaataaataaataaataatgacatCCAGCAAACTttcaaaagaagaacaaaattaaGAGGTGTCACCATTAACTTTCCTATACCCTATCACCAATATTAACCACTTCATCTCTCACATAAAAGTTCCTCTCATTTTGTAGAAAGTTTACGTTAAGTCCATAGACCTTCGATGACATAGTTAATAGGTATGCAAGAAGCATGTTGCATGAAAATCAACAGGAGAAATGGCAATAAAGGGACAATCCAGTATCATTTTCAGCTTAACCTACCTCATTTtggaaataaacaagaaaagctCGAATTGTTTCACTATATGGTCTTGATACGCCTTTCCATAAAGAGTGTTCTCCTCCTACAATATCATACCTGCCAAATTCCAACTCAGCACACTGTTATTCAATACCTGCACCATATATATACCTAGCAAGTAAAACAATAGAAATTCAGGATAGAACCTATAAAACTGAATTTAATAGTAGACAACACAGTAATTTAAGGAATTTCAAGACACCTTttacataaacaaaatatacCTATGCAAAAAATACAACATTACTGGACCATCAAGTTTTTGCACATCAAACTTTTTCTCtaatattttatgttcaaaGACAACCGGTCCAGCACTTTTAACaactttctcttttccttttttctcaaatttccTACAATCGTTTACACTGAATTCATGAGGGGAAAAGTCAATTATGAAAAGCAACCAAGAAAACGTTGAAATGCACAAACACATAGGGATAAATTAGTGTAAATCCAAGTTATGCGAAGAAACACATTTTGGAACCAATTAGTTAAAAGGAGAAGTGCTTTAAATTGAAATGCGTTTAAtgctatatatttaaattaagaaatcaacaaaattcaCAAGACATATTATTACCATTGGGATTTGGAATCTTGGGGATCAAGAGGTAAGCGATGCCCAAGCAATCTTCTGACAGCAAGAGCTTCGGCACTACTTTGATCAGACAATCTTAAACACCTCGACCGAATATCTCCAACCGCAGGACCACCTAAGTTACAGTTTAGAGTGTATCAATCATACcggaaaagaggaaaagaaaaggtgtatCTGATATTTACCGAGCACGCGGACAATCTCAGCAGTGCTGCCACCATCATCAGAAACAGGGAGAACGTGAGCAACACTCGTTGTTAATTTCTTCAGTTCTTCCACTACGCCATTAAACGCAGTACCCCCTGCATatgcattaaaaattaatcataatttttggATCTAATTGAAGAATGAGGAAATACAGTAGAGACCTGAGAAGACGAGGAGGGAGGGTTGTGAGGGCCTAGGGCTTGAATTTGAAatgggggagggggagggggagcaTTGAAGGGAAGTCATGGATAGAACAAGACGTTTTGGTATTGGCTTAGGGAATGAAGAGAAAGGGAAGAGTAATTGAGGAGGAGAGTggaagagaagagagggagaggaggCCTTGGAAATCAGGGGTCCCAAACAACTGTCCGCCATATTCCCGCGATTTCCTCCCTCCAACCAACAAACCTATTTAACCTCACCacctatattatattattttttgttcttaaataaataaattctcattttttttctaatttagtggtttttgtattttcaatcacatttttttctacacaaaaataaaaatagaggatgaattttttttcccattgaaATGGTAAATTTTGTTATCTTGGTATCTTTTGAGAGgttatttaaaatcaattttgtatTATAGTTGAGTTCAATTGtagtatttaatttgaatttaattaataaataaattgatctaCATGTGTAAAAGAgatagaatttaatttatttagtaataatcttatttcttcaaatgtctttaaaaaaagatatggaTAGGTAGTTATTTTGAAAAGCTAGttttaacaataatttcttGTAATAAATCAAAGaggttgattttaaatttatttttgtactatttttaaaaattaaattgcaattaaaattcaattcttaacatttaaaattatttaaaacatgagattttattaaaaaattttaattgaattcaatttaaatattataaacatactaataatgtttttcaaggttttttttttaatcatcaagTTCAATATAACAAGGAAATGTGGTATCTTGTCTTATCAAACCTATAGTTGATAAGCTAAATGGGCATGTGTAAAGTAACAGTAAAGGCAAACTACATTTGAGCTCTTAAGGTATCACTTTAATTAGGGATCTCAATTGTGCCAtcagtaaatatatatatatatatatatatatatatatatatatatatggttaatGTCGAtgtttcctctctcttttttttttttattaatgttgatattttttaaggaaaatgttttctaatgttttttttgttattggcTTATGAGTTAATATAAGTGTGAACTAAGAATTCATAACATATAATGACTAAAATTCTTTTATCACAAAATGTATTAACAATGTAAAACTACAATAACCTAATTTAAATTCATCAAAGAATCTCAATAACACCCAATACAAAGAAACACTAAAGCTTAAACAAATTTCTAATTTGATCTCttgttcaaaattatttttaatgagtcACATATAATTTAAAGTCTAAAAATTAATGATACGCGCACAACAAATTAGTATAAGAGCTACTAGTTTGGTATGATTTTTTCCCAAAAATCAAATTactcaaaaatatgttttgaatgcACCACTGAAAATTACTCGTCTAAAGGATTCCAGCGATGtaaaaatcaagcaaatcaAAGCTAAAACAAAGTCATACAGACCGGTCAAAGTTTGCCTATAAAAGTCAAAACAGGTGAATAAGAAAGAGTTCAATCCAATATCACTATCCAACCCGAATCATTTACCTGACCCATATGGTTTGACCTAAAAACATGAGGATGACATCAGCATACAATTCTCATGTCACGTCATCGACCAATCAACTCACAGTAGCAAATAGGTCCTACTAGCCATGTTAGCGAGCCACAAGCCGAGTGATAGGGTCAAATGTGTGTGATCCTACATGT from the Populus nigra chromosome 9, ddPopNigr1.1, whole genome shotgun sequence genome contains:
- the LOC133702536 gene encoding uncharacterized protein LOC133702536 isoform X4: MADSCLGPLISKASSPSLLFHSPPQLLFPFSSFPKPIPKRLVLSMTSLQCSPSPSPISNSSPRPSQPSLLVFSGGTAFNGVVEELKKLTTSVAHVLPVSDDGGSTAEIVRVLGGPAVGDIRSRCLRLSDQSSAEALAVRRLLGHRLPLDPQDSKSQWYDIVGGEHSLWKGVSRPYSETIRAFLVYFQNEILRRPNESFCFSNGSIGNFFFAGARIFFQSLDAAIFLFSRVSDIPAESLVLPVISTNDRLTLGCELWDGTIIRGQNEISHPTSGTMQPIDKGCSSVPALPSRIKRVFYMSNEGGNSLHEVFPMVNASVLDRLSNVDCIVYAMGSLFTSICPSLVLRGIGEIISSRNCPKPNQYVNTLLVPKDGQIPIDVQCLTSQGIFDVIMVDSVCDPKGGVIFNPKSLIDALANLIGR
- the LOC133702536 gene encoding uncharacterized protein YNL011C isoform X2 — translated: MADSCLGPLISKASSPSLLFHSPPQLLFPFSSFPKPIPKRLVLSMTSLQCSPSPSPISNSSPRPSQPSLLVFSGGTAFNGVVEELKKLTTSVAHVLPVSDDGGSTAEIVRVLGGPAVGDIRSRCLRLSDQSSAEALAVRRLLGHRLPLDPQDSKSQWYDIVGGEHSLWKGVSRPYSETIRAFLVYFQNEILRRPNESFCFSNGSIGNFFFADIPAESLVLPVISTNDRLTLGCELWDGTIIRGQNEISHPTSGTMQPIDKGCSSVPALPSRIKRVFYMSNEGGNSLHEVFPMVNASVLDRLSNVDCIVYAMGSLFTSICPSLVLRGIGEIISSRNCPKVLLLNGTHDRETNGFSASGFVTSITDALNRKYGDTDSCLENFPNQYVNTLLVPKDGQIPIDVQCLTSQGIFDVIMVDSVCDPKGGVIFNPKSLIDALANLIGR
- the LOC133702536 gene encoding uncharacterized protein LOC133702536 isoform X3, which translates into the protein MADSCLGPLISKASSPSLLFHSPPQLLFPFSSFPKPIPKRLVLSMTSLQCSPSPSPISNSSPRPSQPSLLVFSGGTAFNGVVEELKKLTTSVAHVLPVSDDGGSTAEIVRVLGGPAVGDIRSRCLRLSDQSSAEALAVRRLLGHRLPLDPQDSKSQWYDIVGGEHSLWKGVSRPYSETIRAFLVYFQNEILRRPNESFCFSNGSIGNFFFAGARIFFQSLDAAIFLFSRVSDIPAESLVLPVISTNDRLTLGCELWDGTIIRGQNEISHPTSGTMQPIDKVFPMVNASVLDRLSNVDCIVYAMGSLFTSICPSLVLRGIGEIISSRNCPKVLLLNGTHDRETNGFSASGFVTSITDALNRKYGDTDSCLENFPNQYVNTLLVPKDGQIPIDVQCLTSQGIFDVIMVDSVCDPKGGVIFNPKSLIDALANLIGR
- the LOC133702536 gene encoding uncharacterized protein YNL011C isoform X1, with product MADSCLGPLISKASSPSLLFHSPPQLLFPFSSFPKPIPKRLVLSMTSLQCSPSPSPISNSSPRPSQPSLLVFSGGTAFNGVVEELKKLTTSVAHVLPVSDDGGSTAEIVRVLGGPAVGDIRSRCLRLSDQSSAEALAVRRLLGHRLPLDPQDSKSQWYDIVGGEHSLWKGVSRPYSETIRAFLVYFQNEILRRPNESFCFSNGSIGNFFFAGARIFFQSLDAAIFLFSRVSDIPAESLVLPVISTNDRLTLGCELWDGTIIRGQNEISHPTSGTMQPIDKGCSSVPALPSRIKRVFYMSNEGGNSLHEVFPMVNASVLDRLSNVDCIVYAMGSLFTSICPSLVLRGIGEIISSRNCPKVLLLNGTHDRETNGFSASGFVTSITDALNRKYGDTDSCLENFPNQYVNTLLVPKDGQIPIDVQCLTSQGIFDVIMVDSVCDPKGGVIFNPKSLIDALANLIGR